Proteins encoded by one window of Candidatus Poribacteria bacterium:
- a CDS encoding cupin domain-containing protein, producing the protein MEKEIRADVKGIDRFIFEAGADREQLHLHISEVGPGQRAHPPHTHDGQEIFYVFSGEGEVLFGEETHGVSNNEAVHVDCQVLHGIRNVGETPLRYAVIIAK; encoded by the coding sequence ATGGAAAAAGAAATCAGAGCTGATGTCAAAGGCATTGACCGTTTTATCTTTGAAGCGGGGGCAGACAGGGAACAACTCCATCTCCACATCTCCGAAGTCGGACCCGGGCAACGCGCGCATCCACCCCATACACACGACGGACAAGAAATTTTCTACGTATTTTCTGGGGAAGGTGAAGTCTTATTTGGTGAAGAGACACACGGCGTCAGCAACAACGAAGCCGTCCATGTCGATTGCCAAGTTTTACACGGGATCCGCAACGTCGGGGAGACACCGCTCCGCTATGCCGTGATTATCGCGAAGTGA
- a CDS encoding aquaporin, with translation MNTKSLVAEFVGTFALIFIGAGALAITQANLLGVALAHGLVIVVFIYAYGHLSGTHINPAVTLGLLIAGEIEFVAAIGYWVVQFLGGILGAVLLNAVLPNPGDLGVTILAEGVTPLQGLVIEIVLTFFLVNTIFNTAVSGKAGNFAGFAIGLALIFCILMGGPLTRASLNPARTLGPAIVSGNYADIWLYFVGPCVGAILAALLYIGVLKDKGEA, from the coding sequence ATGAATACGAAGAGTTTAGTCGCTGAATTTGTGGGTACGTTTGCCCTGATTTTTATCGGTGCTGGCGCGCTGGCGATCACTCAAGCTAACTTATTAGGTGTTGCACTCGCTCACGGTTTAGTCATTGTAGTGTTTATCTATGCTTATGGGCACCTCTCCGGCACGCATATCAATCCGGCTGTGACGCTTGGCTTACTGATAGCAGGCGAGATTGAATTCGTGGCAGCGATCGGATACTGGGTCGTGCAATTTCTTGGCGGAATTCTCGGAGCAGTTCTGCTTAATGCCGTGCTACCGAATCCCGGCGATCTGGGTGTGACAATTTTGGCTGAAGGTGTTACGCCGCTGCAAGGACTTGTTATCGAAATTGTACTCACCTTCTTCCTCGTCAACACAATTTTCAACACCGCTGTGAGTGGGAAAGCAGGCAATTTCGCGGGGTTCGCAATTGGACTGGCACTAATTTTCTGTATCCTTATGGGGGGACCGTTGACGCGGGCTTCTCTCAATCCGGCACGGACTTTGGGACCTGCTATCGTCAGTGGAAATTATGCCGACATTTGGCTCTACTTCGTGGGACCGTGCGTCGGTGCAATCCTCGCTGCGCTCCTCTATATCGGTGTATTGAAAGACAAAGGCGAAGCGTAG
- a CDS encoding Hsp20/alpha crystallin family protein, with protein MTYLTLHSPARNPFRFYSPFFAPPRVRTDAGTYHWAPSVDISETDDTFEVRAELPGVAKDDLHVSVKDNLLTLSGEKRQENADDTQNYRRVERRYGSFQRKFTLPSEVATDDIKAEYSDGVLTLSIPKPEAAKPTEVPITTTS; from the coding sequence ATGACTTATTTGACTTTACACAGCCCGGCAAGAAACCCATTCAGATTTTACAGCCCGTTTTTTGCACCTCCGCGCGTAAGAACCGACGCAGGTACATATCACTGGGCACCCTCGGTTGATATTTCGGAAACAGACGACACATTTGAAGTCCGCGCCGAATTGCCAGGTGTCGCAAAAGATGATCTCCACGTCTCTGTCAAAGATAATCTCTTGACGCTCAGCGGCGAAAAGCGGCAGGAAAATGCAGATGACACGCAAAACTATCGCCGCGTTGAACGCCGCTATGGAAGTTTCCAACGCAAATTTACGCTTCCATCGGAAGTGGCGACAGACGATATCAAAGCCGAATACAGTGACGGTGTGTTGACGCTCTCTATTCCGAAACCGGAAGCAGCGAAACCGACCGAAGTTCCGATTACAACGACATCTTAA
- a CDS encoding Hsp20/alpha crystallin family protein: MTYLTTRRPMRNLFNLHNQMERVFSDLFASHEDGTDTDSTAWMPTVDISETENGFEIRAELPGVSENDVNVSVTDNLLTIKGEKHQEAETDGKNYHRVERRYGSFQRNFTLPRHIETDAIKAEFKDGILTLGIPKAEAAKPTEVPITVNS, translated from the coding sequence TACTTAACAACACGCAGACCGATGCGAAACCTATTTAACCTCCACAACCAGATGGAGCGGGTTTTTAGCGACCTCTTCGCCTCTCACGAAGATGGAACGGATACGGACAGCACCGCTTGGATGCCTACCGTAGATATTTCTGAAACGGAAAATGGATTTGAGATCCGCGCTGAACTTCCCGGCGTATCCGAAAACGATGTCAACGTCTCTGTAACCGACAATCTGCTCACGATCAAAGGCGAAAAACATCAAGAAGCAGAGACAGACGGCAAAAACTACCACCGTGTTGAACGCCGGTACGGCAGCTTCCAGAGAAATTTCACGTTGCCAAGACACATCGAAACCGATGCTATCAAAGCGGAATTCAAGGACGGCATCTTGACACTCGGAATTCCGAAGGCGGAAGCCGCGAAACCGACTGAAGTTCCGATTACAGTAAATTCCTAA